The Methanofervidicoccus sp. A16 genome has a segment encoding these proteins:
- a CDS encoding tetratricopeptide repeat protein, which yields MLSKILRIFKKKIDGKTKEEWLDEGISLSKAGKYKEALECFDKVLKIDPNCVDGWYNKGLALSKLKKYDEAIKCFDKALEIDPKHAHVWYNKGYILLKLGRYEESIKCFDKVLEIDPRDKYALYSKGFALLKLGRFEESIKYFDKALEVDPNYPFTWYNKGFALVRLERYEEAIKCFDKALEINPKYVHAWDSKGYALSRLERYEEAIKCFDKALEINPKYARAWYDKGFAFSELGVHNEAIKCFDKALEINPKYTDALYSKGLSLDKLGRYREALQCFNRSLLIKDDPEVRKIKEEIEEKLKRPELKINLLNTSFIINRWDKVEMEVVNRGEVVAREITFRFSDEITVRNLPNIDIEPNSKEIIEFFLKPIALGEVPVEVEIRCKDHLNKEYRFKETVTLEVIEGKEDITPMGSSSNQKILKTLHPQLLEKYVEIKYIGRGGFSKVFKAKRKDGKEVAVKVPISIDESIGKSFLRELTNWTRLKHKNIVKIYDYNIMPIPYLEMELCDQSLADIEKPLDPERAGWMIFNIAEGLKYAHSKKIIHKDLKPQNILLKNGIPKISDWGLSKIITESSSTTTDRYHTPLYASPEQVKGEDKDERTDIWQLGVIFYELVTGELPFKGDKFEEIAISIVTKEPRKPSEINPKAKEVEDIIMKCLEKDREKRYQSVMELQKDLAEYLGIKYRESLELSITKKDFGRSAYYCSELLLMNMKVNNMVNAYIYASDLLNYANGEVKEQIQELCNQLKFRMENGIKDIPEELIKKAEVITHRIKVDSYR from the coding sequence ATGCTCTCTAAAATCCTCAGGATCTTCAAGAAGAAAATTGACGGTAAAACAAAAGAAGAATGGTTAGATGAAGGCATATCTCTTAGTAAGGCAGGTAAATATAAAGAGGCACTGGAGTGTTTCGATAAGGTGTTGAAGATCGATCCCAACTGTGTAGATGGATGGTATAATAAAGGATTAGCCCTTAGTAAGTTAAAAAAATACGATGAAGCTATAAAATGCTTCGATAAGGCGTTGGAGATAGATCCAAAACATGCCCATGTATGGTACAACAAAGGATACATCCTCCTCAAATTAGGGAGATACGAAGAATCTATAAAGTGCTTTGATAAAGTATTAGAGATAGATCCAAGGGATAAGTATGCACTGTACAGTAAAGGATTTGCCCTTCTTAAATTAGGAAGATTCGAGGAATCTATAAAGTACTTCGATAAGGCGTTAGAAGTAGATCCAAATTATCCCTTCACATGGTACAACAAGGGGTTTGCCCTCGTCAGATTAGAAAGATACGAAGAGGCAATAAAGTGCTTCGATAAGGCATTAGAAATAAATCCAAAATACGTCCATGCATGGGACAGTAAAGGATACGCCCTTTCCAGATTAGAAAGATACGAAGAGGCAATAAAGTGCTTCGATAAGGCACTGGAGATCAACCCTAAGTATGCCCGTGCATGGTACGACAAGGGATTTGCATTTAGTGAACTGGGAGTGCACAACGAGGCAATAAAGTGCTTCGACAAGGCACTGGAGATCAACCCTAAGTACACAGATGCACTCTACAGTAAGGGATTATCCCTCGATAAACTTGGAAGATACAGGGAGGCACTACAGTGTTTTAACAGGTCTTTACTTATAAAGGACGATCCTGAGGTAAGAAAGATCAAGGAGGAGATTGAAGAAAAATTAAAGAGGCCAGAGTTAAAGATTAATCTCCTAAATACCTCCTTCATTATAAACAGATGGGATAAGGTTGAGATGGAGGTAGTTAATAGGGGAGAAGTGGTAGCGAGGGAGATAACATTCCGATTCTCAGATGAGATCACCGTTAGAAACCTACCTAATATAGATATCGAGCCAAACAGTAAGGAGATTATAGAGTTCTTCCTCAAACCTATTGCCCTTGGAGAGGTGCCTGTTGAGGTTGAAATAAGATGTAAGGATCACTTGAACAAAGAATACAGATTCAAGGAGACTGTAACACTTGAAGTTATTGAAGGTAAGGAGGATATAACACCTATGGGATCCTCCTCTAACCAGAAAATTCTAAAAACACTCCATCCACAACTCCTGGAGAAATACGTAGAGATAAAGTACATAGGAAGGGGAGGATTTTCAAAGGTATTCAAGGCAAAACGTAAAGATGGGAAGGAGGTTGCAGTTAAGGTACCTATCTCCATAGATGAATCCATAGGAAAATCATTCCTAAGGGAACTTACAAACTGGACTAGGTTAAAACACAAGAACATCGTAAAGATCTACGACTACAACATCATGCCGATACCTTACTTAGAGATGGAGTTATGTGATCAATCCTTGGCAGATATAGAGAAGCCCTTAGATCCAGAGAGGGCAGGATGGATGATATTCAACATAGCAGAGGGATTAAAATACGCCCATTCTAAAAAGATCATCCATAAAGATCTAAAACCACAGAACATCCTTCTTAAAAACGGTATTCCAAAGATATCAGACTGGGGATTAAGTAAGATAATAACAGAATCTTCTTCTACAACTACAGATAGATACCATACTCCTCTCTACGCCTCTCCAGAGCAGGTTAAAGGCGAAGATAAAGATGAGAGAACAGATATATGGCAGTTGGGAGTGATATTCTACGAACTAGTAACTGGAGAACTACCATTTAAAGGGGATAAATTCGAGGAAATAGCAATATCTATAGTAACTAAGGAACCTAGGAAGCCCTCGGAGATCAACCCGAAGGCAAAAGAAGTAGAGGACATAATAATGAAGTGCTTAGAAAAAGACAGAGAGAAACGTTATCAATCTGTAATGGAACTACAGAAGGATCTAGCAGAATACTTGGGAATAAAGTATAGAGAATCCTTAGAACTAAGTATAACTAAAAAGGACTTCGGAAGATCAGCCTACTACTGCTCTGAACTCCTACTGATGAATATGAAAGTTAACAACATGGTTAATGCCTATATCTATGCCTCAGATCTCCTCAATTACGCTAACGGTGAAGTGAAAGAACAGATCCAAGAATTATGTAACCAGTTGAAGTTTAGAATGGAGAATGGAATAAAAGACATTCCAGAAGAGTTAATCAAGAAGGCTGAGGTTATTACCCATAGGATAAAGGTAGATTCCTATAGGTGA
- a CDS encoding DUF123 domain-containing protein — protein MDTRGYTLEEKFHTFLDILSRDLKDMPAVEKVSMENKEVEERAFKVLLSTILSARTKDEVTLEVSKRLFERVKTPQDLVDIEEEELERLIYPVGFYRTKAKYLKKLGKMLIEEFQGKVPRKLEDLIKLPGVGRKTGNLVITLAYDDYGICVDTHVHRICNRWEYIDTETPEESEMELRKKLPKRYWKIINTLLVNYGKKVCSPTPKCNLCAEEIRELCPYYYKVKRIEEVLKKYKFRKVSKNNIPDKKGTYILKIMLKNPKNITYGKNTERFKKGYYFYVGSAMGDRNNLKRRIERHLREDKKLHWHIDYLLQYGTVKEIYVSEEGVECEVAKDLSFLDSVEGFGSSDCGCRSHLFYMKI, from the coding sequence ATGGACACCAGAGGATACACCTTAGAAGAAAAGTTCCATACTTTTTTAGATATACTAAGTAGAGATTTAAAAGATATGCCAGCAGTTGAAAAGGTATCTATGGAGAATAAAGAGGTAGAAGAAAGAGCCTTTAAAGTACTTCTCTCCACCATACTTAGTGCTAGGACAAAGGACGAGGTTACATTAGAAGTCTCAAAAAGATTATTTGAAAGGGTAAAAACTCCTCAGGATCTTGTAGATATAGAGGAGGAAGAGTTAGAAAGACTTATATATCCAGTGGGCTTCTACAGAACTAAGGCCAAGTATCTAAAGAAACTAGGAAAGATGTTGATAGAGGAGTTCCAGGGTAAGGTACCAAGAAAACTGGAAGATCTTATAAAACTACCTGGTGTTGGGAGAAAAACTGGAAACTTAGTGATTACTCTCGCATACGACGACTACGGTATATGTGTAGATACCCATGTCCATAGGATATGTAACAGATGGGAGTATATAGACACTGAAACTCCTGAAGAGAGTGAAATGGAGTTGAGGAAGAAACTTCCAAAGAGATACTGGAAGATTATAAATACATTACTTGTGAACTACGGTAAGAAAGTATGCTCTCCTACTCCAAAATGTAATCTATGTGCTGAAGAGATAAGGGAACTATGTCCTTATTACTATAAAGTAAAACGTATAGAAGAGGTGCTAAAAAAATACAAGTTTAGGAAGGTTTCAAAAAACAATATTCCAGATAAAAAGGGCACCTACATATTAAAGATAATGTTAAAGAATCCTAAGAATATCACATATGGAAAAAATACAGAGAGGTTTAAAAAAGGTTATTACTTCTACGTAGGATCTGCCATGGGAGATCGAAACAACCTGAAGAGAAGGATAGAGAGACACCTAAGAGAGGATAAGAAACTTCACTGGCATATAGACTATTTATTACAGTACGGTACTGTAAAAGAGATATACGTCTCAGAGGAAGGTGTAGAGTGTGAAGTGGCCAAAGATTTAAGTTTCCTTGATAGTGTGGAAGGTTTTGGATCCTCAGATTGTGGTTGCAGAAGTCATCTGTTCTATATGAAGATTTAA
- a CDS encoding fumarate hydratase, which produces MKSEDIVEVVVELFKETGTTVPEDVEKALISALEREESEISRSILRAILKNIEVARDRSIPLCQDTGVPVVFLRVGKNISSSEILRILDGIREGVVRATEEIPLRPNVVDPFTRENLKTNVGLGSPFIDIEVDERLDREVEIKVLPKGAGSENMSALKMLTPAEGIEGIKRFVLETVANAGGKPCPPIILGVGVGGTADIALKLAKKALLRRIGERHPNRDIAKLERELLEDINKLGIGTMGLGGSITALDVFIEYMGCHTASLPVGICIQCWAHRWGRRILKI; this is translated from the coding sequence GTGAAAAGTGAGGATATAGTGGAGGTAGTAGTGGAACTCTTCAAGGAGACAGGGACAACTGTACCTGAAGATGTAGAGAAGGCTCTCATATCTGCACTGGAGAGGGAGGAGAGTGAGATCTCAAGGAGTATCCTAAGGGCTATTCTTAAGAACATAGAGGTTGCCAGGGATAGATCTATACCTCTCTGCCAGGATACAGGGGTGCCTGTTGTATTTCTTAGGGTAGGAAAGAATATATCATCATCTGAGATTCTCCGTATCTTAGATGGGATAAGGGAAGGGGTAGTTAGGGCAACTGAGGAAATACCTCTAAGACCTAACGTAGTAGATCCCTTTACAAGGGAGAATCTTAAAACAAACGTTGGACTGGGATCCCCCTTTATAGATATAGAGGTGGATGAGAGGTTAGATAGGGAGGTAGAGATAAAGGTACTTCCCAAGGGTGCAGGTAGCGAAAACATGAGTGCCCTCAAGATGCTAACTCCTGCAGAGGGCATAGAAGGTATAAAGAGGTTTGTACTGGAAACTGTGGCTAATGCTGGTGGAAAACCCTGTCCACCTATAATCCTAGGTGTAGGTGTGGGAGGTACTGCAGATATAGCCCTAAAACTTGCAAAGAAGGCACTTCTAAGGAGGATTGGAGAGAGGCATCCTAACAGGGATATTGCTAAGTTGGAGAGGGAACTTTTAGAGGATATAAACAAGTTAGGTATTGGAACTATGGGACTTGGAGGAAGTATTACAGCGTTAGATGTATTTATTGAATATATGGGTTGTCATACTGCTTCTTTACCAGTTGGTATCTGTATCCAGTGCTGGGCACATAGGTGGGGCAGGAGGATTTTGAAGATTTAA
- a CDS encoding CBS domain-containing protein, with protein sequence MRVGDVIKDKKDVIKVYPSTTIRDAVSKMNNSGSRRVPVVDAGTDRIEGIVTSMDILDFMGGGNKYNLVKFKHDHNLLSAINEPVKEIMTSNPVCVRESTPLDEVIDIFVEKNVGGTPVIDKEDILISIITERDVIRHLIDKIEGKTVQDYMTEDPIVATPGMRLKDVARVMLRNGFRRLPVVSEDRLVGMVTSTDFIRLLGSDWAFNRMTTGNVREITNVRVEEVMAKDPVKVSREDSLRSVAEIMINKGIGALPVVEDKDNLVGVITEKDIVAFLREIYS encoded by the coding sequence TTGAGGGTGGGTGATGTAATAAAGGATAAAAAAGATGTTATAAAGGTATATCCCTCTACCACCATAAGGGATGCAGTTTCAAAGATGAACAACAGTGGTAGTAGAAGGGTACCTGTAGTAGATGCAGGTACAGATAGGATTGAAGGTATTGTAACTTCTATGGATATTCTGGACTTTATGGGAGGAGGAAATAAGTACAACCTTGTGAAGTTTAAACATGACCATAATCTCCTATCTGCAATAAATGAACCTGTAAAGGAGATAATGACCAGCAATCCAGTATGTGTAAGGGAATCTACACCCTTGGATGAGGTAATAGATATATTCGTTGAGAAGAATGTAGGAGGTACTCCTGTTATCGATAAAGAGGATATACTAATATCCATTATAACTGAGAGGGATGTTATACGCCATCTTATAGACAAGATAGAGGGTAAAACTGTCCAGGACTATATGACAGAGGATCCTATAGTTGCCACTCCAGGGATGAGGTTGAAGGACGTAGCAAGGGTTATGTTGAGAAATGGATTTAGAAGACTCCCAGTAGTATCTGAGGATAGATTGGTAGGTATGGTAACATCTACAGACTTTATAAGACTGTTAGGTAGCGACTGGGCCTTCAACCGTATGACTACTGGAAATGTAAGGGAAATAACAAACGTTAGAGTTGAGGAGGTAATGGCTAAGGATCCAGTGAAGGTAAGTAGGGAGGACTCCCTTAGAAGTGTTGCAGAGATCATGATCAATAAGGGTATAGGTGCTCTCCCAGTGGTAGAGGATAAAGATAACTTAGTAGGAGTAATAACAGAGAAGGATATTGTAGCGTTCCTCAGGGAGATTTATTCCTAG
- a CDS encoding CBS domain-containing protein translates to MEFDITVSEVMSTPVETVKLNATAYDAANILKNKKIGGLVVVDDSMEPVGLITEKDLVHKVVARNLKSKEVLIKDIVSPKLISISPKATIIEAAKLMAKKNIKRLPVVENGKLLGIITVSDIVSVSPKIFEIMIEVSKIKDREDYPREQESIYGVCEVCGNQGRLRYINGKYVCENCIDSDSI, encoded by the coding sequence ATGGAATTTGATATTACTGTAAGTGAGGTTATGAGTACTCCTGTGGAGACTGTAAAGTTAAATGCCACTGCCTACGACGCTGCCAATATACTAAAAAATAAGAAGATAGGAGGTTTAGTAGTAGTAGATGATTCAATGGAACCAGTAGGGTTAATTACAGAGAAGGATCTCGTTCATAAAGTTGTTGCGAGAAATCTAAAATCAAAAGAGGTTTTGATTAAAGATATTGTGTCTCCAAAACTTATATCCATATCTCCAAAGGCCACAATTATAGAGGCTGCAAAGTTGATGGCTAAGAAGAATATCAAGAGGCTTCCAGTGGTTGAGAATGGAAAACTTTTAGGTATAATTACAGTTAGCGACATTGTCTCTGTCTCACCTAAGATCTTCGAGATAATGATAGAGGTATCTAAGATAAAGGATAGAGAGGATTATCCCAGGGAGCAAGAATCCATATACGGAGTATGTGAAGTATGTGGTAACCAGGGGCGTCTAAGATACATAAATGGAAAGTACGTCTGTGAGAACTGTATAGACAGCGACAGTATCTAA
- a CDS encoding 6-carboxytetrahydropterin synthase gives MILELKGLYLGLRFSSAHIVFGHESCGAIHGHTYYVDVRLGGRPSGEFNFVVDFKVLKKIVKEVCQGLDHKLLLPRDHPHIKYTIEEDYIYFVYSYRRCKKEYKLPLEDVLLLPLKGITAEELSIYITEAIKKALLKLDVDNIEWIEVTLYEGLGQGITNRAYLK, from the coding sequence ATGATACTGGAGTTAAAAGGGTTATACTTGGGATTAAGATTTTCATCTGCCCATATAGTATTTGGACATGAATCCTGTGGGGCTATACATGGCCATACATACTACGTAGATGTAAGATTAGGTGGAAGGCCCTCTGGAGAGTTTAACTTTGTCGTAGATTTTAAGGTGTTAAAAAAGATTGTTAAAGAGGTATGCCAAGGCTTAGATCATAAACTGTTGTTGCCTAGAGATCATCCACATATAAAGTACACTATTGAAGAGGACTATATCTACTTTGTATACTCCTATAGAAGATGTAAAAAGGAGTATAAACTCCCTCTAGAGGATGTTTTACTTTTACCGTTAAAGGGGATCACTGCGGAGGAACTCTCTATTTATATAACAGAGGCTATTAAAAAGGCCCTTCTTAAGTTAGATGTGGACAACATAGAGTGGATAGAGGTTACACTTTATGAGGGATTAGGTCAGGGGATAACAAATAGGGCGTATCTAAAATAA
- a CDS encoding cation:proton antiporter has product MELYITFFIIITSIFLVPIILKRFNIPGITAIMLAGILIGPYGLGIVDIDEALKTFSTFGAIFLMFLAGMEVDNETLIRGFKRSLFISLFSAVICGIGGYYIGSLLGLDYLGALLYGIMFASNSVGIVYALLDELDMMRSKFGTILLGAVVLSEVLGMILLATVSKISLNQGLEGSVLFIIQILLYILGLLLLIPLITKKIFKRFEKLHCRKIHFVLLIILISILIGEYVGIHPMICAFITGVAVSEALTKEEHDILLNNNLNAIGYSFFIPIFFLTVGMNTNIRMLMNLDNLGILVSTVGGLMILKTLSGYLSFKIIGCDRLKSLYGGLLTIPQISAPLVVASVGRDLGVFPHSLFVTVVVMILITSIIAPIVIRYLVDRYPPTE; this is encoded by the coding sequence GTGGAACTGTATATAACATTCTTTATTATAATAACCTCTATATTCCTAGTACCTATCATCTTAAAGAGGTTCAACATACCAGGGATTACTGCTATAATGTTGGCAGGGATACTCATAGGACCTTACGGTCTTGGTATTGTAGATATTGATGAAGCTCTTAAAACCTTTTCTACCTTTGGAGCCATATTTCTCATGTTCTTGGCGGGAATGGAGGTGGATAATGAAACTCTAATTAGAGGGTTTAAAAGATCCCTATTTATCTCCCTATTTTCTGCAGTAATATGTGGTATTGGAGGATACTATATAGGAAGTCTTTTAGGTCTCGACTATCTAGGTGCCCTACTTTATGGTATTATGTTCGCCTCTAACTCTGTAGGTATAGTTTACGCCCTTTTAGATGAGTTAGATATGATGAGATCAAAGTTTGGAACTATACTCCTGGGAGCTGTTGTACTATCCGAGGTACTAGGGATGATACTCCTGGCTACAGTATCCAAAATCAGTTTAAATCAGGGTTTAGAGGGATCTGTATTGTTTATTATACAGATACTCCTCTACATCTTAGGTTTATTACTACTAATTCCACTTATTACAAAGAAGATATTTAAGAGATTTGAAAAACTTCACTGTAGAAAGATACACTTTGTACTTCTAATAATACTTATCTCCATACTTATTGGAGAGTACGTAGGAATACACCCTATGATATGTGCATTTATTACTGGCGTGGCTGTATCTGAGGCCCTTACTAAGGAGGAGCATGATATCTTACTTAATAATAATCTAAATGCTATAGGCTACAGTTTCTTTATACCTATATTCTTCCTAACTGTAGGTATGAACACAAATATTCGAATGCTGATGAACTTGGACAACTTGGGGATACTTGTTAGTACAGTTGGAGGTTTGATGATTTTAAAAACACTCTCTGGTTATCTCTCCTTTAAAATAATAGGTTGTGATAGACTGAAAAGTCTCTATGGAGGTCTATTAACTATCCCTCAAATTTCAGCCCCCCTTGTTGTAGCCTCCGTTGGAAGAGATCTGGGAGTATTTCCCCATAGTTTATTTGTAACTGTAGTTGTGATGATACTTATAACGTCCATTATAGCCCCGATAGTTATTAGGTATTTAGTAGATAGATATCCCCCTACAGAATAG
- the mfnD gene encoding tyramine--L-glutamate ligase gives MSIFLFEYAVGSNEDIEPSILQEGKLMFDRLLEDFLNSNFTVITVIGEKHLEYYRDRDNLKVYVQRNTDVIETIKEVLNKEDIEGALLIAPESDRLLYRLTKLIEERNILNLGSHSEGVKIGGNKYLTYERIKGVVKTPKTLPPKRYIIKEIEGCGGSNQLIISENYIVQEHIEGEPYSASFIVGKKLYPLSLNRQYYKDGKYIGGEINIDHPLKDRMIEESVKALKEIEGLNGYVGVDILLKGDDIYILEINPRITTSIVGIYTTPSISQLLVDNAKGKDLKYRVEGSREITIL, from the coding sequence ATGAGTATATTCCTTTTTGAGTACGCTGTGGGGAGCAATGAAGATATAGAGCCCAGCATACTCCAAGAGGGCAAATTAATGTTTGATAGACTGTTGGAAGACTTTCTAAATAGTAATTTTACAGTTATTACAGTAATAGGTGAAAAACATTTAGAATATTACAGAGATAGAGACAACCTGAAAGTGTATGTTCAGAGGAATACCGATGTAATAGAAACAATTAAAGAGGTGTTAAATAAAGAGGATATAGAGGGAGCCCTTTTAATTGCACCTGAGAGTGATAGGTTGCTCTATAGACTTACTAAGTTAATAGAGGAGAGAAATATCTTAAACTTAGGTTCTCACAGTGAAGGTGTTAAAATAGGTGGGAACAAATACCTAACCTACGAAAGGATAAAAGGTGTAGTTAAAACTCCTAAAACCTTACCTCCAAAGAGATACATAATAAAGGAGATAGAGGGTTGTGGAGGCTCCAATCAACTGATAATCTCTGAAAACTATATAGTCCAGGAGCATATAGAGGGAGAGCCCTACTCCGCAAGTTTCATAGTAGGGAAAAAACTATATCCCTTATCCCTGAATAGACAGTACTATAAGGATGGGAAATATATCGGAGGAGAGATCAACATAGATCATCCACTTAAAGATAGAATGATAGAGGAGTCAGTGAAGGCACTTAAGGAGATAGAGGGTTTAAATGGTTATGTAGGTGTAGATATTCTATTAAAAGGAGATGATATATACATCCTAGAGATAAACCCAAGGATAACTACATCTATTGTAGGTATATACACCACTCCCTCTATCTCCCAATTACTGGTGGATAACGCCAAGGGAAAGGATCTGAAGTATAGAGTGGAAGGTAGTAGAGAGATCACCATTCTATAA
- the serB gene encoding phosphoserine phosphatase SerB, translating into MKKNKRGLVLFDLDSTLIEEETIDELAKLAGVEEDVKRITKDAMNGKIDFEESLRKRVALLKGLPIDSVKELIPKLRLTKGAKETIEELKNRGYVVGVVSGGFTIVTEKIKKDLNLDYAYSNELVVKDGKLTGEVRGRVMSSTAKGDILEEIAKRENIDLKDTVVVGDGANDISMFKRAGFGIAFCAKEILKKNADVSIERRDLREILKYVK; encoded by the coding sequence ATGAAAAAAAATAAAAGAGGTCTTGTGCTCTTTGATCTAGACAGTACTCTAATAGAGGAGGAGACAATAGATGAACTGGCTAAACTGGCAGGTGTAGAGGAAGATGTAAAGAGGATAACTAAGGATGCCATGAATGGAAAGATAGATTTTGAGGAATCTCTGAGGAAGAGGGTAGCACTCTTAAAGGGATTGCCCATAGATAGTGTAAAGGAATTGATTCCAAAGTTGAGATTGACAAAGGGTGCAAAGGAAACCATAGAGGAACTTAAAAATAGAGGGTATGTTGTAGGTGTAGTAAGTGGGGGATTTACAATCGTTACAGAAAAGATAAAGAAGGATCTAAATTTAGACTATGCATACTCTAACGAACTTGTGGTGAAGGATGGGAAGTTAACAGGTGAGGTAAGGGGAAGGGTGATGAGTTCCACTGCTAAGGGAGATATCCTTGAGGAGATTGCAAAGAGAGAAAACATAGATTTAAAGGATACTGTAGTTGTGGGAGACGGTGCAAACGATATAAGTATGTTTAAGAGGGCAGGTTTTGGTATAGCATTTTGTGCAAAGGAAATATTAAAGAAAAACGCCGATGTTTCTATAGAGAGGAGAGATCTAAGGGAGATACTAAAATACGTTAAATAA
- a CDS encoding class I SAM-dependent methyltransferase family protein produces MLKYQKVGDIVLVKRDLSQEEIDYIVNKTRCKTIVKYEGIKGDLRRPKIKIIYGSETETIHKEYGCLFKLDVSKVMWSMGNIEERKRMAHISHPREVVVDMFAGIGYFSIPMAKYSRPKRIYGVEINPDAYYYLEENIRLNKLKNVVPILEDNRNLDLENIADRVIMGYILKTRFFLDKAFQLLKEEGGVIHYHDTLPEKAIYSEGVCNIIKTAENYNYRLTSYHVHMIKKYAPGVWHIVIDARVEGR; encoded by the coding sequence ATGCTGAAATATCAGAAAGTTGGAGATATAGTTCTAGTAAAGAGAGATTTGTCTCAGGAGGAGATAGATTACATAGTGAATAAAACTAGGTGTAAAACGATAGTAAAATACGAAGGTATAAAAGGAGATCTTAGAAGACCAAAGATCAAGATAATATATGGCAGTGAGACCGAAACTATCCATAAGGAATACGGTTGTCTATTTAAATTGGATGTATCGAAGGTTATGTGGAGTATGGGCAATATAGAGGAGAGGAAAAGGATGGCTCATATATCCCATCCAAGGGAAGTAGTAGTAGATATGTTTGCAGGAATAGGTTACTTCTCTATACCTATGGCCAAGTACTCCAGGCCTAAGAGAATCTACGGGGTAGAGATAAATCCAGATGCCTACTACTATCTAGAGGAAAATATTAGGTTAAATAAGTTGAAGAATGTTGTACCTATTTTGGAGGATAATAGGAATTTAGACCTTGAGAATATTGCAGATAGGGTAATAATGGGATACATACTTAAAACTAGGTTCTTCTTAGATAAGGCTTTTCAACTTCTAAAAGAGGAAGGAGGAGTTATACACTATCACGATACCTTACCTGAGAAGGCGATATATTCAGAGGGTGTTTGTAATATAATCAAAACTGCTGAAAATTACAATTATAGATTAACATCCTACCACGTACATATGATAAAAAAATATGCTCCAGGGGTATGGCATATAGTGATAGATGCTAGGGTGGAGGGGCGTTGA